A window of Paenibacillus sp. 19GGS1-52 contains these coding sequences:
- a CDS encoding ankyrin repeat domain-containing protein, translating to MSKIFDAVLTENIQLLQQQLESGENINIVDEDGRTALIHAVIDNLTEITKFLIERGANVDAQDNLGYTPLHYASQNYLPEVVKQLLDNKANVDVKDSHGNTPLFRAVFNSRGRGEVILLLLSFGADAHKKNNHDLSPIELAKTISNYDVTQYFR from the coding sequence ATGTCGAAAATTTTTGATGCTGTACTAACTGAAAATATCCAATTACTACAACAACAACTTGAATCTGGTGAGAATATTAATATCGTGGACGAAGATGGAAGAACTGCCCTTATTCATGCAGTAATTGATAATTTGACGGAAATTACAAAATTTCTAATTGAAAGAGGGGCAAACGTAGATGCACAAGATAATCTAGGATACACTCCCTTACATTATGCTTCCCAAAATTACTTGCCGGAAGTTGTCAAGCAATTATTAGATAATAAAGCTAATGTTGATGTGAAGGATTCTCATGGAAATACTCCTTTGTTTCGTGCAGTATTTAATTCGAGGGGGAGAGGTGAAGTGATTCTACTTCTGTTATCTTTTGGTGCAGACGCACATAAAAAAAATAATCATGATTTGTCCCCTATCGAGTTAGCCAAAACAATTTCAAATTATGATGTTACTCAGTATTTTAGATAA